In the genome of Nocardioides marmoribigeumensis, one region contains:
- a CDS encoding PucR family transcriptional regulator — protein MATREPRSPRDLPHFEVSPEVIAAMRAELARTGGEVVVAIRSEVPEYADPFRGEMGRTIETAVTLALGGFLDLAASQPAGEGSFERVWDAAYALGRGEARSGRSMEALLSAYRVGARVAWRDLSRAAVSASVPAGAIASFAELVFDYIDELSAASAAGHADELARTGRVRLRYLERLAQALLRGDPATDLESHAHRAEWVVPDVLTAVVLPESRVRAALGQLDAATLQATEQVPDLEDLPDLTVLLVPGRAQDARAALVRGLADRGAVVGPTLPWSEARRSLERALRVVRLLGDADGAAARVATVDTEDHLDRLVLSADPAARQDLRTQVLAPLQDLRPAAADKLEETLRAWVRHQGRREDMAAELFVHPQTVRYRMGQLRELYAERLTDPDWVVRVTLAVGVE, from the coding sequence ATGGCGACCCGTGAACCCCGATCCCCTCGTGACCTCCCCCACTTCGAGGTCTCCCCGGAGGTGATCGCGGCCATGCGCGCCGAGCTGGCCAGGACCGGCGGCGAGGTCGTGGTCGCGATCCGCAGCGAGGTGCCGGAGTACGCCGACCCGTTCCGCGGCGAGATGGGCCGCACCATCGAGACCGCGGTGACGCTCGCCCTCGGCGGCTTCCTCGACCTGGCCGCCAGCCAGCCCGCCGGCGAGGGGTCCTTCGAGCGGGTCTGGGACGCGGCGTACGCCCTGGGCCGCGGCGAGGCCCGCAGCGGGCGGTCGATGGAGGCGCTGCTCAGCGCCTATCGCGTCGGGGCCCGCGTGGCGTGGCGCGACCTGAGCCGGGCCGCGGTGTCCGCCTCGGTGCCGGCCGGGGCCATCGCGTCGTTCGCCGAGCTGGTCTTCGACTACATCGACGAGCTGTCCGCGGCGAGCGCCGCCGGGCACGCCGACGAGCTGGCCAGGACGGGCCGGGTGCGCCTGCGCTACCTCGAGCGGCTCGCCCAGGCGCTCCTGCGCGGCGACCCCGCGACCGACCTCGAGAGCCACGCCCACCGCGCGGAGTGGGTGGTCCCGGACGTGCTCACCGCCGTGGTGCTCCCCGAGTCACGGGTCCGCGCGGCACTCGGGCAGCTCGACGCGGCCACGCTCCAGGCCACCGAGCAGGTGCCGGACCTCGAGGACCTCCCGGACCTCACCGTGCTGCTCGTCCCCGGCCGGGCCCAGGACGCACGGGCGGCCCTCGTGCGCGGGCTGGCCGACCGCGGAGCGGTGGTCGGCCCGACCCTGCCGTGGAGCGAGGCGCGGCGGTCGCTGGAGCGCGCGCTGCGCGTCGTGCGTCTGCTCGGTGACGCCGACGGGGCGGCGGCGCGCGTGGCCACGGTCGACACCGAGGACCACCTCGACCGGCTCGTGCTGTCCGCCGACCCCGCCGCCCGACAGGACCTGCGCACCCAGGTGCTCGCCCCGCTGCAGGACCTCCGGCCGGCGGCCGCTGACAAGCTCGAGGAGACCCTGCGGGCCTGGGTGCGCCACCAGGGCCGGCGCGAGGACATGGCGGCGGAGCTGTTCGTGCACCCGCAGACGGTGCGCTACCGCATGGGCCAGCTGCGCGAGCTGTACGCCGAGCGCCTCACCGACCCGGACTGGGTGGTGCGGGTGACCCTGGCCGTGGGGGTGGAGTAG
- a CDS encoding adenylate/guanylate cyclase domain-containing protein, translating to MSGTPEPGDSQAAETGDAPEPPPETPVGGGPDAALLEARVMAEQIEEAILGAPRTLNRVEVTEAADVPLDRATALWRALGFPAPADDTQVMFNEADIEALRLAGWLEENGVLEPGIEMTLVRSLGRGFARLAEWEIAELASTMLSDTQEPTEEIRELVDSLMPVLEDLQTYVWRRHLAQAAGRLMMRPLETDDAESQVVGFADIVGFTRRSRDLSAAELGHLVDTFEARSFDVVLDHGGRVIKTIGDEILFVADRPEHGARIALDLIDAEDLVEDFPTLRVGLAYGPVLARVGDVFGPVVNIASRLTSLARPGRVLVERELRGALRGFEDEFRVRRSRTTAVRGYARLDTWTLTRPKGWAKDPGGPPEHVGVDQAHQLGGPLDVGQLLR from the coding sequence CCGCCACCCGAGACCCCCGTCGGCGGGGGGCCCGACGCCGCGCTGCTCGAGGCCCGGGTGATGGCCGAGCAGATCGAGGAGGCGATCCTCGGGGCCCCGCGCACGCTCAACCGCGTCGAGGTCACCGAGGCCGCCGACGTCCCCCTCGACCGCGCGACCGCGCTGTGGCGCGCGCTGGGCTTCCCCGCGCCCGCCGACGACACCCAGGTGATGTTCAACGAGGCCGACATCGAGGCGTTGCGGTTGGCCGGCTGGCTGGAGGAGAACGGCGTCCTCGAGCCCGGCATCGAGATGACCCTGGTCCGCAGCCTGGGCAGAGGCTTCGCGCGCCTGGCCGAGTGGGAGATCGCCGAGCTCGCCTCGACCATGCTGAGCGACACCCAGGAGCCGACCGAGGAGATCCGGGAGCTCGTCGACAGCCTCATGCCGGTCCTGGAGGACCTGCAGACCTACGTCTGGCGCCGTCACCTCGCGCAGGCCGCCGGCCGCCTGATGATGCGTCCGCTCGAGACCGACGACGCCGAGTCGCAGGTCGTGGGCTTCGCCGACATCGTCGGCTTCACCCGACGCAGCCGCGACCTCAGCGCCGCCGAGCTGGGTCACCTCGTCGACACCTTCGAGGCCCGGTCGTTCGACGTCGTCCTCGACCACGGGGGCCGCGTGATCAAGACGATCGGCGACGAGATCCTGTTCGTGGCCGACCGTCCGGAGCACGGTGCGCGCATCGCGCTGGACCTGATCGACGCCGAGGACCTGGTCGAGGACTTCCCGACCCTGCGCGTCGGGCTCGCCTACGGCCCCGTGCTCGCCCGCGTGGGCGACGTGTTCGGCCCGGTGGTCAACATCGCCTCCCGCCTCACCTCGCTCGCCCGTCCCGGCCGGGTCCTGGTCGAGCGTGAGCTGCGCGGTGCGCTGCGCGGCTTCGAGGACGAGTTCCGCGTCCGCCGCAGCCGTACGACGGCCGTGCGCGGCTACGCGCGCCTCGACACCTGGACCCTCACCAGGCCCAAGGGGTGGGCCAAGGACCCCGGCGGACCGCCCGAGCACGTGGGCGTGGACCAGGCCCACCAGCTGGGCGGACCGCTCGACGTGGGTCAGCTGCTCCGCTGA